Genomic segment of Erythrobacter sp. BLCC-B19:
ACCGCCCCGAAACCGGCTACGGCTATCTCCAGCGCGGCGCGCCGCTGGCGGGCGGCTATGCGATCCGCCGCTTTGTCGAGAAGCCCGATCTGGCGCGCGCGACAGAATATCTGGCGAGCGGGGATTACAGCTGGAACGGCGGGATCTTCGCCTTTCGCGCCGGACACCTGCTCGCCGAACTCGCCGCCTACCGGCCCGACATGGCGCGGCTGGTGGCCGAGGCGGTCAAAGGCGGCATCACCGATGGAGCGCGATTCCACCCGGCAAGCGAGCCCTTCGCTGCGATCGTCGGGGCTTCGATTGACTATGCGGTGATGGAAAACACCGCCCGCGCCGCCATGGTGCCAGCCGACATGGGGTGGTCGGACATCGGCAGCTGGGCCGCGATTGCCGAAGCGCTCGAAGGCGCAGCGGACGCGAGCGGCAATCTGGCGCGGGGCAAGGGCGCGGTCGACTTCGCGCAATGCAAGGACGTCCTCGCGCTGACCGATGGGCCGCGCGTTTCGGCCGTGGGGCTGGAGGGCGTGTGCATCATCGTTCAGGACGGCGAAGTGCTCGTCACCACACGTGAGGCAGCGCAGCTCGTCGGCAAGCTGCCCGGAGCCCTCGTCCAGTGAACGCCCCCGCGTTCCGCCCCCGCCAGCTGGCGACCCGGATGGTCGACAAGGTCTGGGGTCGGGACGTGCTGCCCGCGCCCTTCGCCGCGCCAGGCGGCAAGCGGATCGGCGAGATCTGGTTCGAGCCACCGCCCGAAATGCCGCAGGTGCTGATCAAATACCTGTTCACCTCCGAAAAGCTCTCTGTGCAGGTGCACCCCTCGGACAGCAACGCGCTTCCCGGCGAGGCGGGCAAGGAAGAGTGCTGGCTGGTGCTCGATGCCGAGCCGGACGCGCGCCTCGCCATCGGGTTCGAGCGCAATGTCGCCCCGGATGAAATCGCCGCCGCTGCGCAGGACGGCACGATCGAAAGCCTGCTCACCTGGCATCCCGCCCGGCCCGGCGATCTGTTCTACCTGCCCGCAGGCACCGTCCATGCCATCGGCCCCGGCCTGTCGCTGGTCGAAGTGCAGCAGGCCAGCGATACGACCTTCCGGCTTTATGACTATGGCCGCCCGCGCGAGCTGCATGTGGAGCGAGCCCTCGCTGTCGCGCGCGGCGCGCCCTATGAGCCAGCCAACAAGCGTTCGATTGCCGAGGGGCAGGCGCTGGTCGACGGCCCGCATTTCCGGCTCGACCGGGTGACCGGCGCGCCCGATGCGGCGACGCTGGCGGCCTATCCGGGCGCGCTGCTGGTGCTGCCGCTGGCAGGCGAAGTGCGTGCGGAAGACGGTTCAGCCACGGCAGGCCCCGGGGAATGTCTCTTCGCCCCCAGCCTTGCCAGCCTCGATTTCGGCAGCGCTGAGGTGACCCTGCTGACCCGCGCGGCGTGACGGCCGCTTCCGATCGGAACGTGTCTCAGCGTTGAAGCTCTGCCATTGGGTGGCCTAAGGAAATATACTTGCGTTGTGCAGTGCAACAGGTAACTGCACCGCACATGCGTTCCCTGACCCATCTCGAACGGCTTGAGGCCGAGAGCATCCATATTTTCCGCGAAGTCGTGGCCGAGGCCGAAAACCCGGTCATGCTTTATTCGGTGGGCAAGGACTCATCGGTCATGCTGCATCTGGCGCGCAAGGCGTTCTATCCCGCGCCGCCGCCATTTCCGATGCTGCACGTGGCAAGCGGCTGGGACTTTGCCGACCTTATTGCCCACCGTGATCGTACGGTGCGCGAATATGGGCTGAAGCTGATCATCGCCCAGAACGAAGAGGCCGAAGCGCAGGGCATCAACCCCTTCGACACCGGCAGCGCGCTCTATTCGCAGGCCCAGCTGACCGATCCCCTGAAGCGCGCGCTGAGCGCGCATGGCTTCGATGCGGCCTTCGGCGGCGGACGGCGCGACGAGGAAAAGGCGCGGGCGAAGGAACGCATCTTCAGCTTCCGCACGGCCGCGCACCGCTGGGATCCCAAGAACCAGCGCCCCGAGCTGTGGAACCTCTACAATGCCAAGAAGGCGAAGGGCGAAAGCATCCGCGTCTTCCCGATCTCGAACTGGACCGAGCTCGACATCTGGCAATACATTGCGCTCGAAAACATCGACATCGTGCCGCTCTATTTCAGCAAGCCGCGCCCGACGGTGGAGCGCGACGGGCTGATCCTGGTGGTTGATGACGAACGCTTCCGGCTCGAAGCGGGCGAGGAACCGGTGATGCGCTCGGTGCGCTTCCGCACGCTGGGCTGCTATCCGCTCACCGGCGCGACGATCAGCGAGGCCACGGAAATGAGCCATATCATCCAGGAAATGCTGCTCGCCACCAGTTCCGAACGCCAGGGCCGCGCGATCGACAAGGGCCAGTCGGCCAGCATGGAAGACAAGAAGCAGGAGGGGTACTTCTGATGAACGACCACCCCTCCTTCCAGACCGATGCCCTGATCGCCGAGGACATCGACGCCTATCTCGAAGCGCACCAGCACAAGAGCCTGCTGCGCTTCATCACCTGCGGCAGCGTGGATGACGGCAAGTCGACCCTGATCGGGCGGCTGCTCTATGATTCCAAGATGATCTTCGAAGATCAGCTCGCCGCGCTCGAGAACGACAGCAAGCGCCACGGCACGCAGGGCGAGGAAATCGACTTCGCACTGCTGGTCGACGGCCTCGCCGC
This window contains:
- a CDS encoding mannose-1-phosphate guanylyltransferase, whose product is MMQIHPVILCGGSGTRLWPVSRKAVPKPFLPLVGDETLFEQAVRRVAGDDRFAPPMVVAGADHADLIMAQLGDTPGARLVVEPCARNTAPAIALAACLLPEDAVMLVCPSDHHIADRDAFLAAALAAAALARENYLVSFGIAADRPETGYGYLQRGAPLAGGYAIRRFVEKPDLARATEYLASGDYSWNGGIFAFRAGHLLAELAAYRPDMARLVAEAVKGGITDGARFHPASEPFAAIVGASIDYAVMENTARAAMVPADMGWSDIGSWAAIAEALEGAADASGNLARGKGAVDFAQCKDVLALTDGPRVSAVGLEGVCIIVQDGEVLVTTREAAQLVGKLPGALVQ
- a CDS encoding class I mannose-6-phosphate isomerase; this encodes MVDKVWGRDVLPAPFAAPGGKRIGEIWFEPPPEMPQVLIKYLFTSEKLSVQVHPSDSNALPGEAGKEECWLVLDAEPDARLAIGFERNVAPDEIAAAAQDGTIESLLTWHPARPGDLFYLPAGTVHAIGPGLSLVEVQQASDTTFRLYDYGRPRELHVERALAVARGAPYEPANKRSIAEGQALVDGPHFRLDRVTGAPDAATLAAYPGALLVLPLAGEVRAEDGSATAGPGECLFAPSLASLDFGSAEVTLLTRAA
- the cysD gene encoding sulfate adenylyltransferase subunit CysD, with the protein product MRSLTHLERLEAESIHIFREVVAEAENPVMLYSVGKDSSVMLHLARKAFYPAPPPFPMLHVASGWDFADLIAHRDRTVREYGLKLIIAQNEEAEAQGINPFDTGSALYSQAQLTDPLKRALSAHGFDAAFGGGRRDEEKARAKERIFSFRTAAHRWDPKNQRPELWNLYNAKKAKGESIRVFPISNWTELDIWQYIALENIDIVPLYFSKPRPTVERDGLILVVDDERFRLEAGEEPVMRSVRFRTLGCYPLTGATISEATEMSHIIQEMLLATSSERQGRAIDKGQSASMEDKKQEGYF